In the Limanda limanda chromosome 15, fLimLim1.1, whole genome shotgun sequence genome, gttaaatggttTGCGCTCCGTCAGGAATGTTTTTCATGTGTCACGGAACAGCGTTCACCTCACAGGCACTTTCACTACCACTCACTCTCATGTTGGGCATGAATCGTGGATCTAAATTACAACTGCTGTTCTCACAGCTTTACTCTTGACACTCAATTCTACAGCACAGTGGCTGTCCCCCTGTCATTACAGTAATTACATTCTACTGTTTTCTTTTATCCTGCTGGAAATCTAAGTGGCAAATGCTTATTTATGGTATTGTGGACTGGGTGGCACCACATATACTGGAAGTACTATGGCAGCAGCGGTAAAGGATAATGGTAAATTGCACTTGTTTGTACTTAAGTCGTGTGTCGTCTTTAATTTAATAAGTTCTGTcagatatattttctttcttctaagAAGCCTGCTGCTGACTTGAATTAAAATCCCGAGTGAGGTCATTCCTTCATTTTCACTAAAGGCTTGTCGTTGTGGCAAATTCTGAACCTGCCTGAGCCTGTTGTCTGCTTCCAGTAGAAGGCTTCTCATGCGTATCTACATAGATGCCCAGTTCGTGTGGAGCAAAGGGTAGATGTGGGTGTTGGCATGTGATTTTccatgtatgcatgtgtgtatttaattaATCTTTACAGATAATTTATtacaataactttattttagtttttaacctttttttaaatatactatATATGTATTActttaatatacatatattacaCGTCAAATTCAACCACGATACATATACCAAAGTACTTTATGGAGTCCAGTTCATATTTTGGACTCACTAGTGAATCTAGAAACAACCTGAAGGTTCTTGTTCTTAAATTAGAGGTTAGAAAAATATGGATTCTATTTGTTGAGCCATTTATAATTAAAAGGGATTCACATCATTGCATGACTTAAAGTTAAAAACCAGGCATCTGAATTTGTCACCTCTTTTACATTCTCTGTGCCCTATAGAGTTGCCTTGTTAATGACTTAATCATATGGGCAGGCCCCTTGTCTCTGTTATATGAGACCTAGAAATACACATTCCCAGAGTCACACTACTGTCTAAGGCCGAGTTTTCGAGAAGCAAGAGCATTTGTTCTCAGCATGTTATCTTATGTTGTATAAACAACATAATCCAAGAAAACAGCCAAGGTCCTCTCTAATGGCATGGTGACAAACCCAGTATCCCCACAATATTTGTCTGAGAGAGAACAAATATTTAGACCTGTTGAAGATATAACTGCACTtggatgaaaaaaatgtatcctatgattttccatttctctctctgttgacGCAGCTCTATTCATTTACTTTTCTATTCACACAGTGGAAAAGTTACAGTCCAAGCACTTGCAAACACTCTTGAGATACTGAGCGTACACAGACATCCCTGGACATACCTTGCCTtgtcccttctgtctgtgtCGTACTCgtatttctgtgtgtatgaGCTGAAAGATCACAGTGGTAGTTACAGCTCTGCCAACTCCAAAGCCCAACCGGACACTTACATCAGCCACAGACTTATATTTGGCTGTGTGTTGTGGGTAGGAGGCTGCTCTTACCAAAGGATTAACTATATTCTCCAAGTCTTTCTAGTTCAAGGCTTTAACTATTCATTTTATAGCTGTTTTCTCATGACCAGATCCATCTGACTAGCCCTTTTAAATCCCTCTTAAAAcacatgtttatatgtgtgtattcTCAGGACAGTTTTCaagtactttttttaaataacaaattttattttctcaccCTTTGTTTAGGATGGAGCTGTTAAGTTGGTGCATACTGTTGCTGAGCTGCCTGCCGTTGCTCTCGGCCCACAACGACTTCTTCACCTCCATAGGTAAAACCATCAAGCAAAATATGGTACTCGTGTTCTAAATAGTTAGTCTCTCCACTAAACCTTAATGTTTTACCAGACATAGCAAATGCCATCTTACAACATGACATTATAAAGTGCAGCCATGTGTAACTCACCATTGCAGCACTGATTATGTGTCTGATCCCTCAGGCCAGATGACAGATCTGTtgtacacagagaaagacctCGTCACCTCTCTAAAGGACTACATCCTAGCAGAAGAGAACAAGCTTGAACAAGTGAAACGGTGAGTTTgtggaaaaggaggaaacatGCATCAATGTACACAAGTATAGCAAAAGGGTGCTCATAAACAATCCATAACTCTATTGCTTTCATTGCGATAGGTGGGCTGATAAGTTGGAGTTGTTGACAGCCGCAGCCATGCAGGACCCCGAGGAATACCTGGGGCATCCCGTGAACGCCTTCAAACTGATGAAGAGACTGAACACAGAGTGGGGGGACCTGGAGAGCCTGGTTCTCAGCGACACCACTGATGGTAGGCATAAAGAAAACCTGGTTCACATTACAACTCGGCAATAACCATGTATGCTGATACAACCTCGTAGTTTGTTGTTCTGCCAGATGCTTCAATAAGTGCCAGATCCgttaataattaaattaaagcaaaagaaaaggacttttaaaacataaaccaGGGAAGATCTTTATTTATGTTGTGCTGCATATTTGTTCCAGATAAACATTTCAGTAGAAGTTTCTTAGGTAAAATAGAACATGACTCATTAATTTCCCCCACATGTGGCTTAAAGGAAGTATATCTTTATAGATTAAAGTTGCATCAAGCAGTCTCCCTGACCATTAGGGAAGAGTATTTATCTTCCACTTGCACACAGAatatatctctatatctctTCTGTCCTTTTCTGTCTATCTCTCCCAGGATTTATTTCCAACCTCACCATCCAGAGAAAGTACTTCCCCACAGATGAGGACCAAACCGGGGCTGCTAAAGCTCTCCTCCGGTTACAAGACACATACAGATTGGACGCCAACACAATCTCCACAGGAGACTTACCTGGTAAGGGTCTTAAGTCCGTGCATACCACATCTATCTGTGATTGAAGACctagtttttctttgtttctgtgtgatttgCATTAGAAACAATgtgatttagtttttatgtTAATGCTTCCATCCTGTACCCTCTACACACTAGGAGTGACACACAAGATCCGTATGACAGTAGAGGACTGTTACGAGTTGGGGAAAATCGCCTACTCCGATGTCGATTACTACCACACAGAGCTGTGGATGGCCCAGGCCCTGAGGCAGCTGGATGAGGGAGAAGAGTCCACTTTAGATTCGGTGACGGTGCTCGACTACCTCAGCTATTCAATCTACCAGCAGGGGGATATAGAACGAGCCCTGGTGCTCACCATGAGGCTGCTGGAACTGGGTGAGTCTCCCTTCACTGTTTTTGGGATTCACATTTACTTTCATTAAGTGGAATCTGGACTGTGCTAAAAGCTGAGAGTCTACATGGCTATTTTTGATGACCACTATAACTATACTGTGGGGTTTGCATATTCCCTTTGTAGACCCAGAGCATCAGCGGGCCAACGGCAACCGGAAGTACTTTGAGTTCCAGTTGGAGAAGCAGAAAAAGGCTGAGGAGAGTGAAAGTATAGTAAAGAAGGAGCGAGGCACAAGAGAAACTGGTGAAAAGAAGAAGCCCAGAAAGAACATCACCAATCAGCTGCTTCCTGAGAGGAAGAAGTATGAGATGCTTTGTCGTGGGGAGGGCATAAGAATGGTgaggaagacaaagagacacacaattTCCAAGTTTCCATTTAGAACTCCTTTTATAActtctttccctttctcttgTTAGACCCCCCGAAGGCAGAGCCGACTGTTCTGTCGTTACTTTGACAACAAACACAATCCCAAATATGTGCTGGCACCTGTCAAACAGCAAGATGAGTGGGACCGCCCCTACATTGTCCGCTACCTGGACATAATCTCAGACAAAGAAATGAGTACGGTCAAGCAGCTGGCAAAGCCAAGAGTAAGTGTTGCTTCCATGCACCCTtgacatacatacacacagaatGGTCGTTAGGATGTTTGTTTTGTGGATTTCTGTTGTGGAGTGAAAGCTGTGAGGCTGGTTCATATGTTGGacgagcacacagacacacacatctttgtatgtgtgtgtctgtgtgggtaaATCATGTCCCTGGCTTCACAGCTGCGCAGGGCCACCATCTCCAACCCCATCACAGGAGTGCTGGAGACTGCTCCATACCGGATCAGCAAAAGGTAAGGCATGGCCGGGAGCCGCCAAGAACAGAGGAGGATGTAGGAGAGAGCTGAGGGGGGAAAGTGAGgatttctcctttttcccctCAGCGTGTCATTCCATCTCTTCTGTGTATTCCCGTCTGTTCATATCGCCATTTCTCCGCCCCTTCCAAAGCTTAGAGGCTCTTGAGCTGAAGCACAGGATCCAAATGGGAATTATCAGAGCATGGAAACTTATAGGTCATGTTTTATaaatttcaaataaattatCTTATGGTGCTTTTACAAATGActcaaaaatgaaagaaaaaaaaatagagaaatgtATCCTTGGAACAACTGTTCTTTGGAGAAAGATGGTTTGGATTCTGCTGCTGTTCTTGTGGAACTTGTGAGGATATGTTTCTGCTCAGGAGTCTGCTCTAGAAAGGTAACACAAGaagttagaggaggaggaaagtgtGTTACTTCTTATCCTAGTTGACATTAACATCCTTGTGAGCCAGGATATCAGATGCGTAAATTCCTGATACATTTTCTGAAATGGAGATTTGGTTTCTAGCATTGCCTCAGAAACCCTCTGGTCTTTCTGAAGAATAGCATTGACAACTAGTGACCACATCtacctgttctctctctctctctctctctctctctctctctctctctctctctctctctctctctctctctctctctctctctctctctctctctctctctctctctcttctctctctctctctctcgttcgtTCTCTTGCTCTCCACTCATCCTCCTGTGTGAATCAAACcatcctcttttttcctctctttcttttaatCTTTTCTTTCCCCTCAACCTCCGTGTCCTTGTGCTGCTGGAACGGCTGTAGTTAAGGCGAGCCACGGTGCATGACCCCCAAACTGGGAAACTCACTACAGCCAATTACAGAGTCTCCAAGAGGTAAGGGGCACAGGTCTACAGGGAGGGccaccttcctctcctcctccttatttAACTCCATCTTTATCTCTGCGCCCGGGCTGAAACACCAATTCAGCCTTGAACCAAACAAACTCTAAAGAACAACAACGAAAATGTTAAGTTTCACCATCAAAAAACCTAACAGATGAGGTTTTAATTGGGTTCAAGTGAAAAGTTCAGCACTTCTCTACCAGGACACCAGACTGTGCTAAAACCTCATTTCAACCAAGTGAAACATTCCTCTGTGGTTTCTTGGTGCAGCTGAACATTCTTTTGTCTAAACAAGTTTGGTATTTTAATAGAACTGCACAGTTGACAGGCTGTTTTCTTTACCTCAGGTTATACAGTATGAGATGTCCAGAAAATCTCTATTCCCAATTGCACTTTCCAGGAATGAGGCTGTATCACATTTTCACAAACTCATTGCAGCTGCTGTGACTCTTCTATGCTTCTTTAACTTCCATATCAGCAAGAAACTTCCAAAACTTGAGTCTGGATGCACAAATATACAGATGTAAACTGCAAATGTACTTTCAGTGACAGTTTACTACACAGATATATTTGTCATTGTTAGTGAAACGTACACCCCACCCTAAAAATAGCAGGTTTAGCGTCCCGCCAAAACCCCAAAGTTTCTTCGTCCTGGTtataaatgtgagtgtgtatatgtggCCGTAAGGGTGTGGTGTCCTTTTCatgctttgtgtgtgtacgtgctaGGCAGCATGTATTTCCAAATTCACTGAACATCTAGTGATAGATGCGACAGATGGATGAACTCAGACAAGGTTGACCCGTCTCACACAAGGAAAGAATCTGTTGGCTCACATTTTGTCCAGCCTTCCATCTAAGATAAAACTTATCATCAACTCAAActctttataaatacagttgAGTCATCTCACTgtttctcccacacacagtcTCCAAGTAGATTCTGATAAAATGCCTCCTTGTGGGGGAATTGTGTCAGATGCTTTATATAACTAAGTTTGAGTGTTGGAAGCTGGAACTTAATTTAGTATTTGTCTCCTGTGGTGCTGACTTTATTGTAAGTTTATAGTTCATAATGCTCTGTGTGGTTGGAAGATTTTTATATGTGGATAATAGATAAAAAGGGCAGATTTAAACTCTATAATGTGGTTTGGAGAACTTGAGTCATGTTTTAAACGTTCACCAGAAACAGTTTGTTGCTGGGCTCATTCCAAAGGAGCCTTCACTCACACTGGGTTGTGGGGGTGACTATGAAAGGCAGGTAGTGTCGGGGTtaaaccaggaaaatatgttCAGTCCTCAAGCAGACTCGTGTGCAAAATGTCCACCTGACTCGGTCTGAAATCACAACAACCCTGTACCCTGAGCTGATTGGAGAACCTGAATCTTGGacctttctttttaatttcacattttcctCCTCACTTCTTTTTCCTGTCATCTGATATTAATGCACAGCTTCACTTACAGCTTGAGCTTGTCATGGCAAGTTTGCAGCATGAAATCTCCGTCGCCTATTTTAGAACATATCTTTACCACCACCTAGTGGACGAATAGTCCTAATGTCTCAACTGGTCTGTTTTCCATCCTGTATTCCAGTGCATGGCTCACCGGCTATGAAGACCCCTTGATTGACAAGATCAACCAAAGAATTGAAGATCTCACAGGGCTGGAAATGGACACTGCAGAAGAGTTGCAGGTAAAAAGCTGTTTAATTGAATCCATACCTTGTTTCTAATAATCTCCCTTGTCTTTAGGAAACCTTGGTATGGAAATGTCATTATGTTGGAAAACCTGTTTTGTACAGTTGTGAGACCTAAATGATGTTTTATTGATCTCTGCAGGTCGCGAATTATGGCGTCGGAGGGCAATACGAACCTCACTTTGACTTTGGAAGGGTAAGACTCTTTGTGATTGACGAGTTCATTTCTCTAAATGTACAGTAGTGTTAACATGGCAGGATTTTAAATCTGATGGTGACTCTTCTCCACAGAAAGACGAGCCAGATGCTTTTAAAGAGCTCGGCACCGGGAACCGCATCGCAACATGGCTTTTCTATGTGAGTGCACCTGATAATTACACTCCAGGAACATTGTTGTTCAATTCAAAGTATATTATGGCCAAATTTACTCAGACTCTTGTGTGCCCATCATGACACATGCAACAGTCTCAATATTACACTGGTAACACCCACTCTTGAATTACATTCATGTACAGGTAGGACATGAATAGAACGACAGGAGAATAAAGTACAGCGATA is a window encoding:
- the p4ha1b gene encoding prolyl 4-hydroxylase subunit alpha-1b isoform X2 is translated as MELLSWCILLLSCLPLLSAHNDFFTSIGQMTDLLYTEKDLVTSLKDYILAEENKLEQVKRWADKLELLTAAAMQDPEEYLGHPVNAFKLMKRLNTEWGDLESLVLSDTTDGFISNLTIQRKYFPTDEDQTGAAKALLRLQDTYRLDANTISTGDLPGVTHKIRMTVEDCYELGKIAYSDVDYYHTELWMAQALRQLDEGEESTLDSVTVLDYLSYSIYQQGDIERALVLTMRLLELDPEHQRANGNRKYFEFQLEKQKKAEESESIVKKERGTRETGEKKKPRKNITNQLLPERKKYEMLCRGEGIRMTPRRQSRLFCRYFDNKHNPKYVLAPVKQQDEWDRPYIVRYLDIISDKEMSTVKQLAKPRLRRATVHDPQTGKLTTANYRVSKSAWLTGYEDPLIDKINQRIEDLTGLEMDTAEELQVANYGVGGQYEPHFDFGRKDEPDAFKELGTGNRIATWLFYMSDVAAGGATVFPDVGAAVWPLKGTAVFWYNLFPSGEGDYSTRHAACPVLVGNKWVSNKWIHERGQEWRRPCSLNETD
- the p4ha1b gene encoding prolyl 4-hydroxylase subunit alpha-1b isoform X3 codes for the protein MELLSWCILLLSCLPLLSAHNDFFTSIGQMTDLLYTEKDLVTSLKDYILAEENKLEQVKRWADKLELLTAAAMQDPEEYLGHPVNAFKLMKRLNTEWGDLESLVLSDTTDGFISNLTIQRKYFPTDEDQTGAAKALLRLQDTYRLDANTISTGDLPGVTHKIRMTVEDCYELGKIAYSDVDYYHTELWMAQALRQLDEGEESTLDSVTVLDYLSYSIYQQGDIERALVLTMRLLELDPEHQRANGNRKYFEFQLEKQKKAEESESIVKKERGTRETGEKKKPRKNITNQLLPERKKYEMLCRGEGIRMTPRRQSRLFCRYFDNKHNPKYVLAPVKQQDEWDRPYIVRYLDIISDKEMSTVKQLAKPRLRRATISNPITGVLETAPYRISKRRATVHDPQTGKLTTANYRVSKSAWLTGYEDPLIDKINQRIEDLTGLEMDTAEELQVANYGVGGQYEPHFDFGRKDEPDAFKELGTGNRIATWLFYMSDVAAGGATVFPDVGAAVWPLKGTAVFWYNLFPSGEGDYSTRHAACPVLVGNKWVSNKWIHERGQEWRRPCSLNETD
- the p4ha1b gene encoding prolyl 4-hydroxylase subunit alpha-1b isoform X1, whose translation is MELLSWCILLLSCLPLLSAHNDFFTSIGQMTDLLYTEKDLVTSLKDYILAEENKLEQVKRWADKLELLTAAAMQDPEEYLGHPVNAFKLMKRLNTEWGDLESLVLSDTTDGFISNLTIQRKYFPTDEDQTGAAKALLRLQDTYRLDANTISTGDLPGVTHKIRMTVEDCYELGKIAYSDVDYYHTELWMAQALRQLDEGEESTLDSVTVLDYLSYSIYQQGDIERALVLTMRLLELDPEHQRANGNRKYFEFQLEKQKKAEESESIVKKERGTRETGEKKKPRKNITNQLLPERKKYEMLCRGEGIRMTPRRQSRLFCRYFDNKHNPKYVLAPVKQQDEWDRPYIVRYLDIISDKEMSTVKQLAKPRLRRATISNPITGVLETAPYRISKSAWLTGYEDPLIDKINQRIEDLTGLEMDTAEELQVANYGVGGQYEPHFDFGRKDEPDAFKELGTGNRIATWLFYMSDVAAGGATVFPDVGAAVWPLKGTAVFWYNLFPSGEGDYSTRHAACPVLVGNKWVSNKWIHERGQEWRRPCSLNETD